The following proteins come from a genomic window of Pseudochaenichthys georgianus chromosome 19, fPseGeo1.2, whole genome shotgun sequence:
- the LOC139435864 gene encoding E3 SUMO-protein ligase ZBED1-like codes for MRQKVLQTKAVYKAQTGIVIAEEIADVLTDFGIFDKIVAVTVDNAANMDVAIHRLQFVKLGCFAHTLNLAAQSLYSLAIVSQWIAKIRALVVWIKRSSMAKTVLQEKQAFLKLPQHSLILDVRTRWNSLHLMLERFLEQYPAIQAASLDQRLRKPMERDRLARFTDEDLRRAEDFIRLMRVMYTSTLCVSSEKNPTSGQILPILKKLEMHFTVTDGDTVFVSNLKKQVWGNLSKRYQSDEIRSFLEEATALDPRFKQKMDDNAAVWDRIKGKFLAKNLTDSEKSTDLDCGGDGDENMEGMESEAEENQMHPCKNPKMTPLEELFADEDAQKVTPQQNSMSIQDQVEKELHMYKAMPRIVTSDDAAAWWWNMRTTYPCLSDMAFSYLCVQASSTPSERVFSTAGDTICAERSRILPEKADMLVFLNKNCF; via the exons ATGAGGCAAAAAGTGCTCCAAACCAAGGCTGTCTACAAAGCCCAGACAGGAATCGTCATAGCAGAGGAGATTGCAGATGTCTTGACAGATTTTGGCATTTTTGACAAAATAGTGGCAGTCACAGTTGACAATGCTGCAAATATGGATGTAGCCATACACAGGCTCCAATTTGTGAAGCTGGGCTGCTTTGCTCACACTTTGAATCTGGCAGCACAGAGTCTCTACTCATTGGCCATCGTGTCTCAATGGATAGCAAAGATCCGTGCACTTGTTGTGTGGATTAAGAGGTCATCAATGGCTAAGACCGTGCTCCAGGAGAAGCAGGCTTTCCTAA AGCTGCCTCAACACTCGCTCATACTTGATGTGAGAACTCGCTGGAATTCTCTCCACCTAATGCTGGAGAGATTTCTCGAGCAATACCCAGCAATTCAGGCAGCCAGCTTGGATCAACGGTTGAGAAAGCCTATGGAGAGGGACAG ACTTGCCCGGTTCACTGACGAAGACCTCAGGCGGGCAGAGGACTTCATCAGACTGATGAGGGTTATGTACACGTCCACCCTCTGCGTTTCTTCGGAAAAGAACCCGACATCTGGACAGATTCTGCCCATTCTCAAAAAGCTTGAGATGCATTTTACTGTTACTGATGGGGACACAGTATTTGTGTCCAACCTTAAAAAGCAAGTTTGGGGAAATCTGTCAAAGCGTTACCAG AGTGATGAAATCAGGAGCTTTCTGGAAGAGGCTACTGCTTTGGATCCACGCTTCAAACAAAAGATGGACGATAATGCTGCTGTCTGGGACCGGATCAAGGGGAAGTTCCTGGCCAAAAATCTGACCGACTCTGAGAAG TCAACAGATCTAGACTGTGGAGGAGATGGTGACGAGAACATGGAAGGAATGGAGAGTGAGGCAGAGGAGAAT CAAATGCATCCCTGCAAAAACCCCAAAATGACCCCATTGGAGGAGCTGTTTGCTGATGAGGATGCCCAAAAGGTGACACCACAGCAGAATTCCATGTCCATCCAGGACCAGGTAGAGAAGGAGCTGCACATGTACAAGGCTATGCCACGCATAGTTACTTCTGATGACGCTGCGGCCTGGTGGTGGAACATGAGAACAACATATCCTTGCCTGTCAGACATGGCCTTCTCATATTTATGTGTCCAGGCTTCCTCTACACCCAGTGAACGTGTTTTCTCGACTGCTGGTGACACAATCTGTGCTGAACGCTCACGCATactgcctgagaaggcagatatgcttgttttcctcaataagaactgtttttaa